A window of the Lactuca sativa cultivar Salinas chromosome 7, Lsat_Salinas_v11, whole genome shotgun sequence genome harbors these coding sequences:
- the LOC128127334 gene encoding uncharacterized protein LOC128127334: MISMQIANSVGGPTRAPLLVLEEYDHWKVRMERFLLAKEKGEQIWRFVTHGPHVPIRTVVRDAAAQLMRKDEVRPTPLTADDIEKLHADQIAFSKMVFGVPPSLFEHIKLCKLAKEIWDTLLDLIEGSENMKDKRLTSVVNDFDTFTTTPGESVASASNRYRIIVNNMTAHRIVRTPLEYNLKFINSLGKGWGNVKSCLQSNVSLKKLKLYQLFDELQGHESNVAQTIRELSGGPLTLVSSSESIIPNTLAPEPYKPMVPLPQQSPTSLPTHNYPNSDFETLNSELRFQQEFALLSMKYKRPFNSSYKSYQNRFNTPHQNHPQPYTSSEPKQTSENPQKYEPNLTKPHSTPKSSKNLNSEKPKILCHKCGHAKHFAKDCLADAPQKPKIKDSAYYVRKAQELAESEKAFVTTVSRDVEGYWSSGDDDDDVVTGRNMCLMARKTVVCDEGYWSSGSENEEDHDEPNYCYMATNDPPGRSIVQQVKSMIYDNNFDLTLCEPYLNQIQTDMNIIYKAYESAIEASENKDCELSRLRLRFEDKKLKIESLEHELVMSKDECIILQDKFKFTYFE; encoded by the coding sequence atgatttcaatgcaaatcgcAAATAGCGTTGGTGGCCCTACACGTGCCCCATTGCTAGTTttggaagaatatgatcactggaaagttagaatggaaagatttttactaGCCAAAGAGAAAGGTGAACAAATCTGGAGATTCGTTACACATGGTCCTCATGTTCCTATAAGAACAGTTGTAAGAGATGCAGCTGCTCAACTCATGAGAAAAGATGAAGTTCGGCCAACTCCTCTAACTGCAGATGATATTGAGAAACTGCATGCTGATCAAATCGCCTTCTctaaaatggtgtttggtgttcctccatCACTCTTTGAGCACATTAAGTTATGCAAATTGGCCAAAGAAATTTGGGACACTCTACTAGATCTGATTGAAGGTTCAGAAAACATGAAGGATAAGCGTCTCACCTCAGTTGTTAATGACTTTGACACCTTCACTACCACTCCAGGTGAATCTGTAGCCTCAGCCTCCAACCGATACCGAATCATTGTTAACAACATGACAGCTCACAGGATTGTTCGAACTCCTCTCGAGTATAATCTCAAGTTCATTAACAGTCTTGGTAAGGGATGGGGAAATGTTAAGTCCTGCCTTCAAAGCAATGTttccttaaaaaaattgaaactcTATCAACTTTTTGATGAGCTTCAAGGACATGAATCAAACGTTGCTCAAACCATTAGAGAACTTTCTGGAGGACCACTTACTCTAGTCAGCTCTTCTGAATCAATCATTCCGAACACACTTGCTCCGGAACCTTACAAACCTATGGTTCCACTACCTCAGCAATCCCCAACTTCACTTCCAACTCACAACTATCCTAATAGTGATTTTGAAACCTTAAATTCTGAACTCCGTTTCCAACAAGAATTTGCCTTACTTTCCATGAAATACAAACGACCTTTCAATTCTTCTTACAAATCTTATCAAAATAGATTCAACACTCCTCATCAAAACCATCCTCAACCATATACTTCGTCGGAACCAAAACAAACATCCGAAAACCCTCAGAAATACGAGCCTAACCTCACTAAACCACATTCGACCCCGAAATCCTCTAAAAATCTCAACTCAGAAAAGCCAAAAATCCTGTGTCACAAATGTGGTCATGCAaaacactttgccaaagattgtctTGCTGATGCACCTCAAAAACCAAAAATCAAAGACTCAGCTTACTATGTCCGAAAAGCACAAGAATTGGCTGAAAGCGAGAAAGCATTTGTTACTACTGTTTCAAGAGATGTCGAAGGATACTGGTCGTcgggagatgatgatgatgatgtagtAACTGGAAGAAACATGTGTTTAATGGCCAGAAAAACCGTGGTATGTGATGAAGGTTATTGGTCTTCTGGTTCCGAAAATGAAGAAGATCATGATGAACccaactactgctacatggctacCAATGACCCACCAGGACGAAGCATTGTTCAACAAGTAAAATCCATGATCtatgataataattttgatttgactTTATGTGAACCTTACTTGAACCAGATTCAAACAGATATGAATATTatctataaagcctatgagtcagccatagaagccagtgagaaTAAAGATTGTGAATTAAGCCGTCTTAGATTACGTTTTGAGGATAAGAAATTAAAAATCGAGTCTTTAGAGCATGAACTTGTTatgtcaaaagatgaatgtatcattttgcaAGATAAATTTA